In the genome of Magnetococcales bacterium, one region contains:
- a CDS encoding ATP-binding cassette domain-containing protein has protein sequence MAATGTALLELRKVSFAASDGVLRLSDLDLTLHQGERVAILGGEGVGKSLLMRVMAGLHPLARGEIRLEGKRLEEWPVAERAARLGVLFDEAGRRFLASRVEEEISLAAAARGLAAEALQQRLIGALHTAGLPLTCLQRPVMELSSAFQARVALAGVLMARPALLLADEPGARLDTAGEEAWARNLAALSAESGLALLIFTSREERARRFAAHLVHPAWLRTQDAL, from the coding sequence GTGGCCGCGACCGGTACCGCGCTTCTGGAACTGCGCAAGGTCTCCTTTGCCGCCTCCGACGGGGTGTTGCGCCTGTCCGACCTCGATTTGACCCTGCATCAAGGGGAACGGGTGGCCATCCTGGGAGGGGAGGGGGTCGGCAAGAGCCTGCTGATGCGGGTCATGGCCGGATTGCATCCCCTGGCGCGGGGCGAAATCCGGCTGGAGGGGAAACGCCTGGAAGAGTGGCCCGTGGCAGAGCGCGCCGCCCGGCTGGGCGTACTCTTCGACGAGGCGGGCCGACGCTTCCTCGCCTCCCGCGTCGAGGAGGAGATCTCTCTGGCGGCGGCGGCCCGGGGCCTTGCCGCCGAGGCGCTGCAACAGCGCCTGATCGGGGCGTTGCATACCGCCGGATTGCCCCTCACCTGTCTGCAACGCCCCGTCATGGAATTGTCTTCCGCCTTCCAGGCCCGTGTGGCCCTGGCCGGCGTGCTGATGGCACGGCCTGCCCTGTTGCTGGCCGACGAGCCCGGAGCCCGCCTCGATACCGCGGGCGAGGAGGCCTGGGCCCGGAATCTTGCCGCGTTGTCCGCCGAAAGCGGCCTGGCCCTGCTGATCTTCACCAGCCGTGAGGAGCGGGCCCGGCGCTTTGCCGCGCACCTGGTCCATCCCGCCTGGTTGAGGACGCAAGACGCCCTTTGA